One Drosophila kikkawai strain 14028-0561.14 chromosome 3L, DkikHiC1v2, whole genome shotgun sequence genomic window carries:
- the NHP2 gene encoding H/ACA ribonucleoprotein complex subunit 2-like protein, with the protein MGKVKVEDADTSVQTSGDVTIKEEETYDDKLLFVNAIAKPMAGKKLAKKCYKLVKKAMKHKTFLRNGLKDVQTRLRKGETGICIFAGDVTPVDIMCHLPAVCEEKGIPYAYTPSRADLGAAMGVKRGTVALLIRQNEDYKDLYDEVKEEMSGLNVPI; encoded by the exons atggGCAAAGTGAAAGTAGAAGACGCCGACACTTCCGTGCAGACCAGCGGCGATGTGACCATCAAGGAAGAGGAGACCTACGACGACAAGCTGCTTTTCGTGAATGCCATTGCCAAGCCCATGGCAGGTAAAAAACTGGCCAAGAAGTGCTACAAGCTGGTCAAGAAGGCGATGAAGCACAAGACCTTCCTGCGCAATGGACTGAAGGATGTTCAGACTCGCCTGCGCAAGGGAGAAACTGG catttgcatatttgctGGTGATGTGACACCCGTGGACATCATGTGCCACCTGCCGGCTGTATGTGAGGAGAAGGGCATTCCCTATGCCTACACGCCCAGTCGAGCTGATCTGGGAGCTGCTATGGGTGTCAAGCGCGGCACAGTTGCCCTGCTGATCCGGCAAAACGAAGACTACAAGGATCTGTACGATGAGGTCAAGGAGGAGATGTCCGGATTGAATGTTCCCATCTAA